In Penaeus monodon isolate SGIC_2016 chromosome 26, NSTDA_Pmon_1, whole genome shotgun sequence, the following are encoded in one genomic region:
- the LOC119589947 gene encoding thymidylate kinase-like, with the protein MSHANAVISFTRNCIRSGVRTFYNMAGNANQEGNNGKRGALIVIEGCDRTGKTTQAEMLVESIKKEGKPAIYMRFPERGTHIGGIISSYLSCEKDLEDHAIHLLFSANRWELLPKILSELKSGTSIIVDRYAFSGVAFSAAKKNMSLEWCKKSDAGLPRPDQVLFLNLQPEEAKRRGQFGAERYEKEEFQKRVYENFQLLKDDVWKVIDAKKSVEDLQEVLKTEALKTIENVMEQNDELKKLWV; encoded by the exons ATGTCACACGCAAACGCGGTTATTTCCTTTACAAGAAACTGCATCAG ATCAGGTGTAAGAACCTTTTATAACATGGCTGGAAATGCTAACCAAGAAGGAAATAATGGGAAGAGAGGAGCTCTGATAGTGATAGAAGGGTGTGATAGAACGGGAAAAACCACGCAAGCAGAAATGCTGGTTGaatcaataaagaaagaaggCAAGCCTGCAATATACATGAGGTTTCCAG AGAGAGGAACACATATTGGAGGTATCATCAGTAGTTACTTGTCATGTGAAAAAGACTTGGAAGACCATGCCAtacatcttctcttctctgcaaACAG atGGGAATTATTGCCAAAGATTTTATCAGAATTGAAAAGTGGAACATCAATAATTGTAGATAGATATGCCTTTTCTGGTGTTGCCTTTTCTGCTGCAAAGAAG aatatgagTTTGGAGTGGTGTAAGAAGAGTGATGCTGGACTTCCAAGACCAGATCAGGTGTTGTTTCTTAACTTGCAGCCAGAGGAAGCAAAAAGGCGAGGGCAATTTGGAGCGGAACGTTATGAAAAGGAAGAGTTTCAGAAACGCGTCTATGAAAACTTCCAGTTGCTGAAGGATGATGTGTGGAAG GTTATTGATGCAAAGAAGAGTGTTGAAGATTTACAGGAAGTTTTAAAGACTGAGGCATTAAAAACCATAGAAAATGT